The following nucleotide sequence is from Anaerobiospirillum thomasii.
CCCGTTTTTGCCTGATTTTTCAAACATCAAAGGAAAGGAGCAAATCTTGCAGCTTTTAATTACAGGCCTGCCACCTAAAGAAAACTTGCACTCGGGGAAGTTATCACAGGCATAAAAGGCTCTGCCTCTGCTGTTGCGTCTTTTTACAATACTGCCCTTTTTACACACAGGACAGTCAATCTCCTCTTCCTTGTCATCGGCCACAATGTAATGACAGGCAGGATAGTCAGAGCAACCTATAAAAATACCAAAACGACCCTTTTTAACCTCAAGTGCACTGCCGCAGACAGGACATTTTTTCTCAACGCTCAAAAGTGTCTTTACTGCATGTCTTGCAACACCATAGGCTTTAAAATCGCATAAAGGGAAATTGGAGCAGCCTAAAAAATCGCCGCGGCTTGAATGACGCAGCATAAGCGTTCCTGAACATAAAGGGCAGTTATCTCCATCGTTTAAAGACAGCTCTGTCTCTTCTGAATTATCACTCATTTGTCATCTGTGCCTGAAACTGTTTGGACAATCATAAATATGACATTTTAAGCTTTTGCATGATAAAATTTAAGAAATATAAAATTAGAGGTACTAAATGGCAATATTAGATGTCGTGGTCTTTCCCGATGAGAGACTAAGAGTTAAGTGTAAGCAAGTTACTGAATTTAATGATGAGCTAAAAACTCTTGCTCAGGACATGTTCGATACCATGTATGATGACAATGGTCTTGGTCTTGCTGCTCCGCAGGTGGGAGACAGCAGGCGTATTGTGGTAATGGATGTACCAAAGGATGAAGATGGCGAACAGGGCCATAATCAGATAGTTATGGTCAATCCTCAAATCATAGAAAAAGAAGAGGAGATGGAATCATCAGAAGGCTGTCTGTCAGTACCAGAATACAATGCCTCCATTACCCGTTTTAACAGAGTTAAAGCCAAATACTTTGATCTTGACGGAGTGGAGCATACCATAGAGGCAGAAGGTCTGCATGCTGTATGTATACAGCATGAGCTTGACCATCTTGATGGCAAACTCTTTATAGATTACCTCTCTCCTTTAAAGCGCAATATTGTGCTTAGAAAATACAAGAAATTAAAGAAGTTTAAATCACAGTAATATGCTTGAGAATAAAAGAATTATTTTTGCAGGTACTCCTGAGTTTGCTGCAGTCCATCTACAGGCTCTGCTTGATAACAATATAAGACCTGTGGCTGTTTACACACAGCCAGACAGACCATCAGGACGTGGCAACAAACTGACCCCAACTCCAGTCAAGCAGCTTGCTCTTGAGCATGGCCTTGAGGTATATACCCCTGAAAACTTTAAAGATGAAGCCGATGTTGCAG
It contains:
- a CDS encoding DNA topoisomerase family protein; translated protein: MSDNSEETELSLNDGDNCPLCSGTLMLRHSSRGDFLGCSNFPLCDFKAYGVARHAVKTLLSVEKKCPVCGSALEVKKGRFGIFIGCSDYPACHYIVADDKEEEIDCPVCKKGSIVKRRNSRGRAFYACDNFPECKFSLGGRPVIKSCKICSFPLMFEKSGKNGVKEVCGNELCSSRRKRRVRRVDDEVF
- the def gene encoding peptide deformylase, with the translated sequence MAILDVVVFPDERLRVKCKQVTEFNDELKTLAQDMFDTMYDDNGLGLAAPQVGDSRRIVVMDVPKDEDGEQGHNQIVMVNPQIIEKEEEMESSEGCLSVPEYNASITRFNRVKAKYFDLDGVEHTIEAEGLHAVCIQHELDHLDGKLFIDYLSPLKRNIVLRKYKKLKKFKSQ